The following proteins are co-located in the Tiliqua scincoides isolate rTilSci1 chromosome 8, rTilSci1.hap2, whole genome shotgun sequence genome:
- the SENP8 gene encoding sentrin-specific protease 8 translates to MDPVVLSYMDSLLRQSDVLLLDPPCWLNDHIIGFAFEYFASDQFHDLSDQVCFIGPEVAQFIKCTASQEELSLFLEPLNLPQKKVIFLAINDNSNQAAGGTHWSLLAYFRDKNCFAHYDSHTRSNSIHAKQVARKLEVFLCKRDKVAFIEEKAPAQQNSYDCGMYVICNTEALCQEIFRGQQEPVLQLLTPSYITGKREEWKALIAKLSQK, encoded by the coding sequence ATGGACCCTGTTGTCCTAAGTTACATGGACAGTTTGCTGAGACAGTCGGATGTTTTGTTACTGGATCCCCCCTGCTGGCTCAATGACCATATCATCGGATTCGCCTTTGAGTACTTTGCCAGTGATCAGTTCCATGACTTGTCTGATCAAGTGTGCTTCATTGGTCCCGAGGTGGCTCAGTTTATCAAGTGCACAGCTAGCCAAGAggaactgtccctcttccttgAGCCACTGAACCTTCCCCAAAAGAAAGTCATATTCCTGGCTATCAATGACAATTCTAACCAGGCTGCTGGTGGCACCCATTGGAGTTTGCTAGCTTACTTCCGGGACAAAAACTGTTTTGCTCACTATGATTCTCATACCAGGAGCAACTCCATCCATGCCAAACAGGTAGCGAGGAAACTGGAGGTCTTTCTCTGTAAAAGAGACAAAGTTGCCTTTATAGAAGAGAAGGCCCCTGCTCAGCAGAATAGCTATGACTGTGGGATGTATGTAATCTGCAATACAGAGGCCCTGTGTCAGGAAATCTTCCGGGGACAGCAGGAGCCAGTGCTACAGCTCCTTACTCCTTCCTATATTACAGGCAAGAGAGAAGAATGGAAAGCACTCATTGCTAAGCTCTCACAGAAGTGA